In one window of Candidatus Zixiibacteriota bacterium DNA:
- a CDS encoding energy-coupling factor transporter ATPase: MIKFDHVTYIYPDGTKAIDDLTLTIASGERVALIGNNGSGKTTFALLINGILKPTSGEIRVCGLDPSVEQDSRHLKQIVGMVFQNPDNQLVSTTVEREVAFSLENLNVEQPKIAERVDRSLEFFGLSHMHRWLTSGLSGGEKQKLALAAVMISEPEILVLDEPGSYLDESGKKLLGAAVRKLLEHKSDLTVLRITQYDYVAEEYGRVIVFREGGVLADGSPQEIFSQVALCLSVGLDVPLRYRIKAEIGFPKDKPMVESINQGLAEKPKGISLKSVWFTYGNRKDNALFQGINLSIESNCIYGLVGCSGSGKSTLIQLLAGLLKPDKGTVQYSNFKPGPGAVAISFQHPERQFFLPTVDREIKFAAENLHLPEIDALADDSYRLIGLTREKFAGRDPFTLSGGEKRRLAFGTILSLTPAFIFFDEPTCGLDADGVARFVEMVGKLRSKGIGIIIISHYGNIILQLTDRIIALKDGAIECMTGKKDFFRWHDYSAYLSCPEIISYQNEQLGKWRFLTESELASIIT, translated from the coding sequence ATGATAAAGTTCGACCATGTGACATATATCTACCCTGACGGTACAAAGGCAATTGATGATTTGACTCTCACCATTGCTTCCGGCGAGAGAGTCGCCCTTATCGGCAACAATGGCTCCGGGAAAACCACTTTTGCCCTGCTGATCAACGGTATTTTGAAACCGACCTCGGGTGAAATCAGAGTGTGCGGGCTGGATCCATCTGTTGAGCAGGACAGCCGGCATCTTAAGCAGATTGTCGGTATGGTTTTTCAGAATCCGGACAATCAGCTCGTATCCACCACCGTGGAACGCGAGGTTGCTTTCTCCCTGGAGAATCTGAATGTCGAACAACCGAAAATTGCCGAGAGGGTCGACCGGTCGCTGGAGTTTTTTGGATTGTCGCATATGCACCGCTGGCTCACCTCGGGACTCTCCGGCGGAGAAAAGCAGAAACTGGCTTTAGCCGCGGTCATGATTTCTGAGCCGGAGATTCTGGTGCTTGATGAACCGGGCTCCTATCTGGATGAATCGGGGAAGAAACTCCTCGGCGCCGCAGTTAGAAAGCTTCTCGAACATAAGTCAGACCTGACTGTTCTCCGCATAACACAATACGATTATGTAGCTGAGGAATACGGTAGGGTCATTGTCTTCAGGGAAGGCGGAGTCTTGGCGGATGGAAGCCCACAGGAAATATTCTCACAGGTCGCGCTCTGCCTGTCCGTCGGGCTTGATGTCCCCTTGAGGTACCGAATAAAAGCCGAGATCGGTTTTCCGAAAGACAAACCTATGGTTGAAAGCATCAACCAGGGGCTTGCGGAAAAGCCTAAAGGAATCTCGCTCAAATCGGTCTGGTTTACCTATGGTAATCGAAAAGACAATGCTCTATTCCAGGGAATTAATCTTTCTATTGAGAGCAATTGCATCTATGGTCTGGTCGGCTGTTCCGGAAGCGGCAAGTCAACCCTTATCCAGCTTCTGGCCGGTCTTCTCAAGCCGGATAAGGGAACGGTGCAATACAGCAACTTTAAGCCTGGTCCCGGCGCGGTGGCGATTTCGTTCCAGCACCCTGAAAGACAGTTTTTTCTTCCCACCGTTGACAGGGAGATAAAATTTGCGGCGGAAAATCTGCACCTTCCGGAAATAGATGCGCTGGCCGATGACAGTTACCGGCTGATCGGGCTGACCAGGGAAAAATTCGCCGGGCGTGATCCGTTCACTCTTTCGGGCGGGGAGAAACGGCGGCTGGCCTTCGGCACCATCCTCTCTTTGACACCCGCATTTATCTTCTTCGATGAGCCGACGTGCGGCCTTGATGCTGATGGCGTCGCGCGTTTTGTGGAAATGGTCGGAAAATTGCGGAGCAAAGGAATCGGTATAATAATCATATCCCATTATGGGAATATTATCCTCCAGCTGACCGACAGGATTATCGCCCTGAAAGACGGAGCCATAGAATGCATGACAGGCAAAAAGGATTTTTTTCGCTGGCATGATTATTCCGCTTATCTCTCTTGTCCTGAAATAATCTCATATCAGAACGAGCAACTGGGCAAATGGCGCTTTTTAACCGAATCCGAACTGGCCTCTATCATCACATAA
- a CDS encoding thioredoxin domain-containing protein, translating into MRKSLRILTALAGALIIMSLVTLSGCGKKEAPVPIGPAKIDFATSYDQALKLAQEKNQKILIDFYTDWCTWCKKLDTETYVDTMVVAMSGNIVFTRINAEVDTATARKHSVKAYPTIVLLNSDGTEIDRIAGFLPGPDFVETVNNYLNDIQTLNYYLRMAAAGETTELNFRIGEKYQYRGMVAEAENYYGKVIAADPDNKEGRSDSAMMALAEMKMQAKMYEEAIARFAEVMKKFPGQSIASDAEIMTAIVYREKGDTAMAIKSFEGFIKNNPASPDTAYAQKQILKLKNPAPVEGGK; encoded by the coding sequence ATGAGGAAGAGTTTGAGAATTCTGACCGCTTTAGCCGGGGCATTGATCATAATGAGTTTGGTTACGCTTTCCGGTTGCGGCAAGAAAGAGGCCCCGGTTCCGATTGGCCCGGCGAAAATTGATTTTGCCACCAGTTATGACCAGGCGCTAAAACTTGCCCAGGAGAAAAATCAGAAGATCCTGATCGATTTCTATACCGACTGGTGCACCTGGTGCAAGAAGCTGGATACCGAGACTTATGTTGATACGATGGTTGTCGCCATGTCGGGGAATATCGTTTTCACCAGGATAAATGCCGAGGTGGATACAGCCACTGCGCGGAAGCATTCGGTCAAAGCATATCCTACAATAGTCCTCCTCAATAGCGATGGCACCGAAATCGACCGCATTGCCGGATTCCTGCCCGGGCCCGATTTTGTTGAAACCGTTAATAATTACTTGAATGATATTCAGACGCTGAACTACTATTTGAGGATGGCAGCGGCCGGGGAAACCACGGAACTCAATTTCCGCATCGGCGAAAAATATCAGTACCGCGGAATGGTTGCGGAAGCTGAAAATTATTATGGCAAAGTCATTGCCGCCGATCCCGACAATAAGGAAGGGCGGAGCGACAGCGCCATGATGGCTCTGGCAGAAATGAAAATGCAGGCCAAAATGTATGAAGAAGCAATCGCCCGCTTCGCCGAGGTGATGAAGAAATTCCCCGGCCAGAGCATCGCATCCGACGCCGAAATCATGACCGCCATCGTTTATCGCGAGAAGGGCGATACCGCCATGGCCATTAAGTCTTTTGAGGGGTTTATTAAGAATAATCCGGCCAGCCCAGACACCGCTTACGCCCAGAAACAGATATTGAAGCTCAAAAACCCCGCCCCTGTCGAGGGAGGCAAATAA
- the gcvH gene encoding glycine cleavage system protein GcvH has protein sequence MNFPSELKYTAEHEWVKVEGKVAAVGVTEYAQGELGDVVFVELPAVGTVVKAMQPFGTIEAVKAVSELFSPVSGKVVEINAELENDPMAVNRDPYGGGWMIKIEMNDPGELDKLLPVSEYRKLVE, from the coding sequence TTGAATTTTCCTTCCGAATTAAAATACACCGCTGAACATGAGTGGGTTAAAGTAGAAGGCAAAGTCGCCGCAGTCGGGGTCACCGAGTACGCCCAGGGAGAGTTGGGGGATGTCGTTTTTGTCGAGCTTCCCGCGGTCGGTACTGTGGTCAAAGCGATGCAGCCTTTTGGAACCATTGAAGCGGTCAAGGCCGTCTCCGAGCTTTTTTCGCCTGTCTCGGGGAAAGTCGTCGAAATTAACGCCGAACTGGAAAATGATCCAATGGCGGTCAACCGTGACCCATACGGCGGCGGCTGGATGATCAAAATCGAAATGAACGACCCCGGCGAATTGGATAAACTTCTGCCCGTCTCGGAATACCGCAAACTAGTCGAATAG
- the gcvPA gene encoding aminomethyl-transferring glycine dehydrogenase subunit GcvPA has translation MPYIPNTDDDRRIMLDRVGAKNIDDLFAPIPENLRVKRPLNLPEPLSEMELVREIEAISIKNRSDLVIFAGGGVYDHFIPAAVDTIINRPEFVTAYTPYQAEVAQGTLQVIYEFQTHICRLTGMDVANASMYDGASAAAEAVHLVLARTKRNRIIISETISPFFREVIKTYLSGQNAEIVLIPQSGGVTDFNRLKDAITGQTAGVLLAQPNFLGMLEDIEAAAEMIHKAGGYLIAAADPIAAALLKTPAACGADIVIGEGQPLGIPLNFGGPLLGFFAVKKELVRSIPGRLAARTLDEEGKTGFVLTLQTREQHIRRDKATSNICTNQALCATTATVYLSLMGKTGLKKVALLSMDKTHRVADMLSAIPGYAPYFKGSFIRELAVKTPVPAKEVVEKAIDKYGVLPGIDLGRYYPGLTDGLLIAVTEKRTDEEIELLVKALREL, from the coding sequence ATGCCATACATACCCAATACCGACGACGATCGTCGGATTATGCTGGATAGGGTCGGGGCCAAAAATATCGATGATTTATTCGCGCCGATTCCCGAGAATCTTCGCGTGAAAAGGCCTCTGAATCTTCCCGAGCCGCTTTCCGAAATGGAATTGGTTCGCGAAATTGAGGCCATCTCGATTAAGAATCGTTCCGACCTGGTCATTTTTGCCGGCGGCGGTGTTTATGATCATTTCATTCCTGCCGCAGTCGATACTATAATCAATCGTCCCGAATTCGTGACGGCGTACACCCCCTATCAGGCCGAAGTTGCCCAGGGGACGCTGCAGGTGATTTATGAGTTTCAGACTCATATCTGCCGCCTGACCGGAATGGATGTGGCCAATGCCTCGATGTATGACGGCGCCAGCGCCGCCGCCGAAGCGGTCCACCTCGTTCTGGCCCGTACCAAGAGAAATCGTATCATTATATCCGAGACAATCAGCCCCTTCTTCCGCGAAGTGATTAAAACCTACCTTTCCGGCCAGAACGCCGAGATAGTACTTATTCCTCAAAGCGGTGGGGTAACTGATTTCAATCGTCTGAAAGATGCTATCACCGGGCAAACCGCCGGAGTTCTTCTGGCTCAGCCGAATTTTTTAGGAATGCTTGAGGATATTGAAGCGGCCGCGGAGATGATTCATAAAGCCGGCGGATATCTGATTGCCGCCGCCGATCCGATCGCCGCCGCGCTTCTCAAGACCCCGGCGGCATGCGGAGCCGATATCGTCATCGGCGAGGGACAGCCTCTGGGGATTCCTCTCAATTTCGGCGGTCCGCTGTTGGGATTTTTCGCCGTCAAGAAGGAATTGGTGCGTTCCATTCCCGGGCGTCTTGCCGCCAGGACGCTCGACGAAGAAGGCAAGACCGGTTTTGTTCTGACTCTGCAGACACGCGAGCAGCATATCCGGCGCGACAAAGCGACATCAAATATCTGTACCAATCAGGCTCTTTGCGCCACAACCGCCACCGTTTACCTGTCGCTCATGGGGAAGACGGGCCTGAAAAAAGTCGCCCTTCTTTCCATGGATAAAACCCATCGCGTGGCTGATATGCTTTCCGCCATTCCCGGTTACGCTCCCTATTTCAAGGGAAGTTTCATCAGGGAACTGGCCGTAAAGACACCCGTTCCGGCCAAAGAGGTGGTTGAAAAAGCCATTGATAAATATGGTGTCCTGCCCGGCATCGATCTCGGAAGATATTATCCGGGTTTGACTGACGGTTTGCTGATTGCTGTGACCGAAAAGAGAACCGATGAGGAAATAGAGTTGCTTGTGAAAGCTCTGCGCGAGCTTTGA
- the gcvPB gene encoding aminomethyl-transferring glycine dehydrogenase subunit GcvPB, whose translation MDNKVLIYEKSRPGREGSPLPPTGRDEKDLLNLIPAKYRREQDAPLPEVTEGEMVRHYIGLSIKNHHIDKGFYPLGSCTMKYNPKVNDKMASLPGFVNQHPLAPCRTAAGSLQIMYELEQYLMEISGFDAVSLQPVAGAQGEFTGLLIVRAYHRDQGNIRKKVLIPDSAHGTNPASVTMVGYETVQIKSNENGIISPETVAAAIDSDTAALMLTNPNTLGLFESEIEKIAEIVHKAGALLYMDGANLNAQLGIVRPGKIGFDILHFNLHKTFSTPHGGGGPGAGGVGVVAKLAPFLPVPVIGKNPQENDRLFLDYNRPKSIGRVHTFYGNFANCIRAYTYIRALGAGGLRRVSDNAVLNANYLKALLRNDFDIPYDRTCQHEFVLSCNRQKKAGARALDLAKRLLDYGFHAPTVYFPLIVPEAFMIEPTETESRETLEAFARALIAIAGEAQSDPEKLHHAPFTTPVRRLDEVKAARELDVCHKG comes from the coding sequence ATGGACAACAAGGTTTTGATTTATGAAAAGTCTCGGCCGGGACGAGAGGGATCGCCTTTGCCTCCGACCGGCCGTGATGAAAAGGATCTTCTCAATCTGATTCCCGCCAAATATCGTCGGGAGCAGGATGCCCCGCTTCCCGAGGTGACGGAAGGCGAGATGGTGCGCCATTATATCGGGCTCTCCATAAAGAACCATCATATCGATAAGGGATTTTACCCCCTTGGGTCGTGTACTATGAAGTATAATCCCAAGGTGAATGATAAAATGGCTTCGCTGCCCGGATTTGTAAATCAGCATCCGCTGGCCCCGTGCCGCACTGCCGCAGGTTCGCTCCAAATCATGTATGAGTTGGAGCAATATCTTATGGAAATCTCCGGATTTGATGCCGTTTCCTTGCAGCCGGTGGCCGGCGCTCAGGGAGAATTCACCGGGCTTTTGATTGTCCGGGCTTATCATCGGGACCAGGGGAATATCAGAAAGAAGGTTCTTATCCCTGATTCCGCCCATGGAACCAACCCCGCCTCGGTAACGATGGTCGGATATGAAACGGTGCAAATTAAATCGAACGAGAACGGCATAATTTCTCCGGAAACAGTGGCCGCCGCGATTGACAGCGATACGGCCGCTCTGATGCTGACCAATCCCAATACTCTCGGGCTGTTTGAATCGGAAATCGAAAAGATTGCCGAGATCGTTCACAAGGCGGGCGCTCTCCTCTATATGGATGGCGCAAATCTCAACGCCCAGTTGGGAATTGTCAGGCCGGGGAAGATCGGCTTCGATATCCTGCACTTCAATCTCCATAAAACTTTCTCCACTCCGCACGGTGGCGGTGGGCCGGGAGCGGGAGGAGTCGGAGTTGTGGCCAAACTGGCGCCATTTCTGCCGGTGCCCGTCATTGGAAAAAATCCGCAGGAGAATGACCGCCTCTTTCTCGATTATAATCGCCCCAAATCGATCGGCCGGGTGCATACCTTCTATGGGAATTTTGCCAACTGCATTCGAGCCTATACCTATATCAGAGCGCTTGGAGCCGGAGGATTGCGGCGGGTTTCCGACAACGCCGTCTTGAATGCCAACTATCTTAAGGCCCTTCTTAGGAATGACTTTGACATTCCCTATGACCGAACCTGCCAGCATGAATTTGTTCTTTCCTGCAATCGGCAGAAGAAGGCAGGCGCCAGGGCCCTTGACTTGGCCAAGCGATTATTGGATTACGGCTTCCACGCTCCCACGGTCTATTTCCCGCTGATTGTACCGGAAGCATTTATGATTGAACCGACTGAAACCGAAAGCCGCGAGACTCTCGAGGCTTTTGCCAGGGCTTTGATCGCCATCGCCGGAGAAGCCCAATCCGATCCCGAAAAACTGCATCATGCGCCCTTTACCACGCCGGTTCGGCGGCTCGATGAAGTAAAAGCCGCGCGGGAGCTTGATGTCTGCCATAAGGGATGA
- the pyrR gene encoding bifunctional pyr operon transcriptional regulator/uracil phosphoribosyltransferase PyrR, with amino-acid sequence MTKEKIETLMDEKDIARAIIRISHEILEKNSGAETLVLIGILNRGADIAKRVADRIKEIEGIEIPVGLMDINLYRDDVHSKLDQPVIQRTEILFDVVDRNVILVDDVLFTGRTIRAALDQIIDFGRPRSIQLAVLIDRGHRELPIRPDFVGKNIPTSKDDRVLVRLMEKDGQEIVVVAKSGMKKSPSEIKKALKSGKKGGKK; translated from the coding sequence TTGACCAAAGAGAAAATCGAAACCTTGATGGATGAAAAGGATATCGCCCGCGCTATTATCCGCATCTCCCATGAGATTCTGGAAAAAAACAGCGGCGCTGAGACGCTGGTTTTGATCGGTATCCTGAACCGCGGGGCCGATATTGCCAAACGGGTAGCCGATAGGATTAAGGAAATCGAAGGAATAGAGATTCCGGTCGGCCTTATGGATATTAACCTTTATCGTGATGATGTCCATTCCAAGCTCGATCAGCCGGTGATTCAGCGAACCGAAATCCTCTTCGATGTGGTTGACCGTAATGTCATTCTGGTGGACGATGTTCTTTTCACCGGCCGCACCATCCGTGCCGCTCTCGACCAGATCATTGATTTCGGCCGTCCCCGCTCGATACAGCTGGCCGTTCTCATCGACCGCGGCCATCGCGAACTTCCCATCCGGCCCGATTTTGTCGGCAAGAATATCCCGACCTCAAAAGATGACCGGGTCCTGGTCCGCCTCATGGAAAAGGATGGTCAGGAAATAGTAGTAGTGGCCAAATCCGGTATGAAAAAGAGCCCTTCCGAAATCAAGAAAGCCTTGAAATCGGGCAAGAAAGGGGGTAAGAAGTAA